Proteins encoded together in one Bacteroides zoogleoformans window:
- a CDS encoding Nramp family divalent metal transporter, with protein MKNIIKDLKRKDHKRYLGGLDLFRYIGPGLLVTVGFIDPGNWASNFAAGSEFGYSLLWVVTLSTIMLIVLQHNVAHLGIVTGLCLSEAATKYTPSWVSRPILGTAVLASVSTSLAEILGGAIALQMLFDIPVVWGSVLTTAFVSIMLFTNSYKKIERSIIAFVSVIGLSFIYELFLVKIDWPVAVQGWLTPAFPHGSMLIIMSVLGAVVMPHNLFLHSEVIQSHEYNKKDDASIRKVLKYELFDTLFSMIVGWAINSAMILLAAATFYKGGIQVEELQQAKSLLEPLLGNSAAVVFALALLMAGISSTITSGMAAGSIFAGIFGEAYHIKDSHSQVGVILSLGIALLLIFFIGDPFKGLLISQMVLSIQLPFTVFLQVGLTSSRKVMGQYVNSKWSTFVLYSIATVVTVLNIMLLISELTS; from the coding sequence ATGAAGAATATTATCAAAGACCTGAAACGGAAAGACCATAAACGTTATCTGGGTGGTCTTGACCTCTTTAGATATATCGGTCCCGGACTGTTGGTGACAGTGGGATTTATCGATCCGGGCAACTGGGCCTCTAATTTTGCTGCCGGTTCCGAATTCGGTTACTCCTTGTTATGGGTGGTTACCTTGTCCACCATCATGTTGATAGTGTTGCAGCACAATGTGGCACACTTGGGCATCGTGACCGGTTTGTGTTTGTCCGAGGCCGCCACCAAATATACTCCCTCGTGGGTATCACGTCCCATACTCGGCACTGCGGTATTGGCTTCTGTCTCTACTTCTTTGGCAGAAATCCTGGGTGGGGCCATTGCCTTGCAAATGCTGTTTGATATTCCCGTTGTATGGGGGTCGGTTTTAACAACCGCATTTGTCAGCATCATGCTTTTCACCAACTCCTATAAAAAGATTGAACGTTCCATTATCGCATTCGTCTCTGTCATCGGACTTTCTTTCATTTATGAACTTTTTCTGGTGAAGATAGACTGGCCTGTGGCTGTGCAGGGATGGTTGACCCCTGCTTTCCCACATGGCAGCATGCTGATTATCATGAGTGTGCTCGGAGCAGTGGTGATGCCTCATAACCTGTTTCTTCATTCGGAGGTGATACAAAGCCATGAATACAATAAAAAAGATGATGCTTCCATCCGGAAAGTATTGAAATACGAACTGTTCGATACATTGTTTTCAATGATTGTGGGGTGGGCCATCAATAGCGCCATGATACTGCTGGCAGCGGCAACGTTCTATAAAGGCGGCATTCAGGTGGAAGAACTGCAACAAGCCAAATCTTTGTTGGAGCCGTTGTTGGGAAACAGCGCCGCCGTGGTTTTTGCTTTGGCGCTGCTGATGGCCGGCATATCTTCTACAATCACCAGCGGTATGGCTGCCGGTTCTATTTTTGCCGGAATATTCGGAGAAGCTTATCACATTAAAGACAGTCATTCTCAAGTGGGCGTGATACTTTCGTTAGGCATTGCTTTGCTGCTGATATTTTTTATAGGCGACCCCTTCAAAGGATTGTTGATATCTCAGATGGTATTGAGTATTCAGCTACCTTTCACAGTCTTCCTGCAAGTGGGGTTGACCTCTTCTCGAAAAGTAATGGGACAGTATGTAAACAGTAAATGGAGCACCTTTGTGCTTTATTCCATAGCAACTGTTGTTACGGTTTTGAATATCATGTTGTTAATCTCCGAACTGACATCTTGA
- a CDS encoding TIGR03905 family TSCPD domain-containing protein: MTYTYKTQGTCSSNIELEVEDGIVNEVTFWGGCNGNLQGVSRLVKGMPVDMVISRLEGIRCGRRSTSCPDQLCKALHEMGY, translated from the coding sequence ATGACGTATACATACAAAACTCAAGGTACATGCAGCAGCAACATCGAGCTTGAAGTGGAAGATGGCATTGTGAATGAAGTGACGTTCTGGGGCGGATGCAATGGAAACCTGCAAGGTGTTTCGCGCTTGGTAAAAGGAATGCCGGTGGATATGGTGATAAGCCGTCTGGAAGGTATTCGTTGCGGCAGGCGTTCCACTTCTTGTCCCGACCAGCTGTGCAAAGCGCTGCATGAGATGGGTTATTAA
- a CDS encoding YebC/PmpR family DNA-binding transcriptional regulator produces the protein MGRAFEYRKAAKLKRWGHMAKTFTRLGKQIAIAVKAGGPEPENNPALRSVIATCKRENMPKDNIERAIKNAMGKDQSEYKSMTYEGYGPHGVAVFVDTLTDNTTRTVADVRSVFNKFGGNLGTMGSLAFLFDHKCVFTFKKKNDIDMEELILDLIDYDVEEDYEEDEEEGTITIYGDPKSYAAIQKHLEECGFEDVGGEFTYIPNDQKDVTPEQRETIDKMVERLEEFDDVQTVYTNMKPEEGEE, from the coding sequence ATGGGAAGAGCATTTGAATATAGAAAGGCTGCCAAACTTAAAAGATGGGGCCACATGGCAAAGACCTTTACGAGGTTGGGTAAACAAATTGCTATTGCGGTAAAGGCCGGTGGCCCGGAACCGGAAAACAATCCGGCTTTGCGTTCGGTCATCGCTACTTGTAAACGTGAAAATATGCCGAAAGATAACATCGAGCGTGCCATAAAGAATGCCATGGGTAAAGACCAAAGCGAATACAAAAGCATGACTTATGAAGGATATGGCCCTCATGGCGTTGCCGTTTTTGTGGATACGCTGACGGATAACACTACCCGTACGGTGGCGGATGTTCGTTCCGTATTCAATAAGTTTGGCGGTAATTTGGGAACCATGGGCTCTTTGGCTTTCCTGTTTGACCATAAATGCGTGTTTACCTTCAAAAAGAAAAACGACATTGATATGGAAGAACTAATCCTCGACCTGATAGACTATGATGTGGAAGAAGATTATGAGGAGGATGAGGAAGAAGGTACCATCACGATTTACGGTGATCCGAAGAGCTATGCTGCCATTCAGAAGCATCTGGAAGAATGCGGATTCGAGGATGTCGGCGGCGAATTTACATATATCCCGAACGACCAGAAAGACGTGACTCCCGAACAACGCGAGACTATTGACAAAATGGTGGAACGTCTTGAGGAGTTTGACGATGTGCAGACGGTTTATACCAATATGAAACCGGAAGAAGGCGAAGAATAA
- the pheT gene encoding phenylalanine--tRNA ligase subunit beta: MNISYNWLKEYVDFDLTPDEVAAALTSIGLETGSVEEVQTIKGGLEGLVIGEVLTCEPHPDSDHMHVTTVNLGQGAPVQIVCGAPNIAAGQKVVVATLGTKLYDGDECFTIKKSKLRGVESVGMICAEDEIGIGTDHAGIIVLPDAAVPGTLAKDYYSIKSDYVLEVDITPNRADACSHYGVARDLYAYLTQNGKPTTLKKPSVDAFAVENHDLDIAVKVENAEACPRYAGVTVKGVTVKESPEWLQNKLRIIGLRSINNVVDITNYIVHAFGQPLHCFDADKIKGHEVIVKTMPEGTPFVTLDGVERKLNERDLMICNKEDAMCIAGVFGGLDSGSTETTKDVFLESAYFHPTWVRKTARRHGLNTDASFRFERGVDPNNAIYCLKLAALMIKELAGGTVSSEIKDVCGAPVEDFNVELSYEKVHSLIGKIIPADTIKRIVTSLEMKIVKETAEALTLAVPPYRVDVQRDCDVIEDILRIYGYNNVEIPSTLKSCLTTKGEHDKSNKLQNLIAEQLVGCGFNEILNNSLTRAAYYDNLESYPSKNLVMLLNPLSADLNAMRQTLLFGGLESIAHNANRKNADLKFFEYGNCYYFHEEKKNQEKALAAYSEDFHLGLWVTGKRVSNSWAHPDEDSSVYELKAYVENIFARLGLQMHDLVVGNLTDDIYAAALSVQTRGGKRLATFGSVSKKLLKAFDIDNGVYYADLNWKELLKAIKNVKVNYTELSKFPAVKRDLALLLDKKVQFAEIEKIAYETERKLLKEVALFDVYEGKNLEAGKKSYAVSFLLQDENATLNDKQIDKIMSKLVANLENKLEAKLR, from the coding sequence ATGAATATTTCTTATAATTGGCTGAAGGAGTATGTCGATTTTGATTTGACACCGGATGAGGTTGCTGCCGCACTGACATCTATCGGACTGGAAACAGGAAGTGTGGAAGAGGTACAAACCATCAAAGGTGGATTGGAGGGATTGGTTATCGGTGAAGTATTGACATGCGAACCTCATCCTGATTCAGACCACATGCACGTTACTACCGTTAATCTGGGACAAGGCGCCCCCGTACAGATTGTATGCGGCGCTCCCAATATTGCAGCCGGACAAAAGGTGGTAGTGGCTACCTTAGGAACCAAACTGTATGACGGTGACGAATGTTTCACTATCAAAAAATCAAAACTTCGCGGCGTAGAGTCTGTCGGCATGATTTGCGCCGAAGATGAAATAGGTATCGGTACAGACCATGCGGGTATCATTGTGCTGCCTGATGCGGCAGTTCCGGGCACGCTCGCCAAGGATTATTATAGTATCAAAAGTGATTATGTATTGGAGGTGGACATCACTCCGAACCGTGCCGACGCTTGTTCGCACTATGGCGTGGCTCGCGACTTATATGCCTATCTGACGCAGAACGGAAAGCCGACCACATTGAAGAAACCTTCTGTGGATGCTTTTGCCGTTGAAAACCACGACCTGGATATTGCGGTAAAGGTAGAGAATGCGGAAGCATGTCCCCGATATGCCGGAGTGACGGTGAAAGGTGTTACCGTAAAAGAAAGTCCGGAGTGGCTGCAGAACAAACTTCGTATCATCGGTCTGCGTTCTATAAATAATGTGGTAGATATCACAAACTACATTGTTCACGCTTTCGGGCAACCGCTTCATTGCTTTGATGCCGATAAGATTAAAGGACATGAGGTGATTGTGAAAACAATGCCCGAAGGCACGCCGTTTGTTACACTTGATGGCGTGGAACGTAAACTGAACGAACGCGACCTGATGATTTGCAACAAGGAAGATGCCATGTGCATTGCCGGTGTTTTCGGAGGGCTGGATTCCGGTTCCACCGAGACCACTAAAGATGTATTCCTTGAAAGCGCTTATTTTCATCCTACGTGGGTGCGTAAGACGGCTCGCCGGCATGGACTGAATACGGATGCCTCTTTCCGTTTTGAGAGAGGAGTAGACCCGAATAATGCAATCTATTGCCTGAAACTTGCCGCGCTGATGATAAAAGAACTTGCGGGAGGTACCGTCTCTTCCGAGATAAAGGATGTATGCGGTGCTCCCGTAGAAGATTTCAACGTGGAACTTTCGTATGAAAAGGTACATTCGTTGATTGGAAAGATTATCCCGGCGGATACAATCAAGCGCATTGTGACAAGCTTGGAGATGAAGATTGTGAAGGAAACCGCCGAAGCGCTTACATTGGCTGTGCCCCCTTATCGGGTGGACGTGCAGCGCGACTGCGACGTGATAGAGGATATCCTGCGTATCTACGGATATAATAATGTGGAAATTCCGTCTACTTTGAAATCCTGCCTGACGACAAAAGGTGAGCATGATAAATCAAATAAATTGCAGAATCTCATTGCCGAACAGCTGGTGGGTTGCGGATTCAATGAAATATTGAATAACTCATTGACCCGTGCAGCTTACTACGACAATCTGGAATCCTATCCCTCAAAGAACCTGGTGATGCTCTTGAACCCGTTGAGCGCGGATTTGAATGCAATGCGTCAGACACTTCTCTTCGGAGGGTTGGAAAGCATTGCTCATAATGCCAATCGTAAGAATGCCGACTTGAAGTTCTTTGAATATGGCAATTGTTACTACTTCCATGAGGAAAAGAAGAATCAAGAAAAAGCGTTGGCAGCCTACTCGGAAGATTTCCATCTTGGCTTGTGGGTAACCGGTAAGAGGGTTTCCAACTCATGGGCACATCCGGATGAAGACAGCTCCGTGTACGAACTGAAGGCATACGTTGAAAATATCTTTGCACGTCTGGGCTTGCAAATGCACGATTTGGTTGTCGGAAATTTGACGGATGATATCTATGCTGCCGCTTTGTCCGTACAGACAAGAGGAGGGAAGAGGCTGGCAACATTTGGTTCTGTCTCGAAGAAGTTGCTGAAAGCATTCGACATTGACAATGGGGTGTATTACGCCGACCTGAATTGGAAAGAACTGCTGAAAGCCATCAAAAACGTGAAAGTGAATTATACGGAACTATCCAAATTCCCTGCCGTGAAGCGCGACTTGGCTTTGTTGCTCGACAAGAAAGTGCAATTTGCCGAAATAGAGAAGATTGCTTATGAAACGGAAAGGAAGTTGCTGAAAGAAGTCGCCCTTTTCGATGTGTACGAAGGCAAGAATCTGGAGGCCGGTAAGAAGAGCTATGCGGTAAGTTTCTTGTTGCAAGACGAGAATGCAACACTAAACGATAAACAAATCGACAAGATTATGTCGAAGCTGGTTGCCAACTTGGAAAACAAGTTGGAAGCCAAGTTGCGTTGA
- a CDS encoding ABC transporter permease, translating into MVLKHLIQKEFIQIRRNAFLPRLIVVFPIVIMCVTPWVMNMEVKNIVVDVVDLDHSTQSERLVHDIEHNSYFIFHGRKSSYAEALKDIEHTDADIVVVIPQDYSKGLTRNKQPQVLIAANAVNGIKGSMGAAYLSQIVAANVNPDVSAIGQKFSTLFLYNKYLNFKLFMIPALFAIVMMLMTGFLPALNIVSEKESGTIEQINVTPVSKWLFILAKLIPYWLVALFVITVCLFLAWLIYGIAPIGSLWLIYLLAMLLALFFSSFGLIISNYSDTMQQAVFVMWFFVVILLLLSGLFTPTRSMPSWSYLTTYINPVCYFIEAVRTVFIRGGDLQSIWHQVLALSVIGLFMGGWAVRSYKKNG; encoded by the coding sequence ATGGTACTGAAACATCTTATCCAAAAAGAGTTTATACAGATTCGCCGCAATGCGTTTCTGCCCAGGCTCATTGTCGTGTTCCCCATTGTGATTATGTGTGTCACGCCGTGGGTGATGAATATGGAGGTGAAAAATATTGTGGTCGATGTGGTTGACCTCGACCACTCCACGCAGTCAGAACGTCTCGTCCACGACATTGAGCACAACAGTTATTTCATCTTTCACGGCCGGAAATCCTCTTACGCCGAAGCTCTGAAAGACATCGAGCACACTGACGCCGATATTGTGGTAGTCATTCCGCAGGACTATAGCAAGGGTTTGACACGCAACAAGCAGCCGCAAGTACTCATTGCCGCCAATGCGGTGAATGGCATCAAGGGGAGTATGGGCGCAGCCTATCTCTCGCAGATTGTCGCAGCCAATGTCAATCCCGATGTTAGCGCTATCGGGCAGAAGTTCTCTACTTTGTTTCTCTACAACAAGTACTTGAACTTCAAGCTCTTCATGATTCCCGCCCTCTTCGCCATTGTGATGATGTTGATGACCGGTTTCTTGCCTGCACTGAACATTGTGAGCGAGAAGGAATCGGGCACCATCGAGCAGATTAATGTTACGCCTGTCAGCAAATGGTTATTCATATTAGCCAAACTCATTCCTTACTGGCTCGTTGCCTTGTTTGTCATCACTGTTTGCCTCTTCCTGGCATGGCTCATCTATGGCATCGCACCTATAGGCTCGTTGTGGCTCATCTATCTGCTGGCCATGCTGCTGGCCCTATTCTTCTCGTCGTTTGGGCTCATTATCTCTAACTACAGTGACACTATGCAGCAGGCTGTCTTCGTTATGTGGTTTTTTGTGGTCATCTTGTTGCTTCTCAGTGGTCTCTTCACTCCCACGCGTTCCATGCCTTCGTGGTCATATCTCACCACCTACATCAATCCCGTCTGCTACTTCATTGAGGCCGTCCGTACCGTCTTTATCCGTGGTGGCGACCTCCAGAGTATTTGGCATCAAGTCCTTGCTCTCTCTGTCATCGGTCTCTTTATGGGAGGCTGGGCGGTGCGGAGCTACAAGAAGAATGGTTGA
- a CDS encoding ABC transporter permease: MKLFLSFVIKEIKHIMRDKRTMLMLFGMPLVMMLLFGFAITNDVRNVRTVAVMANSDQATQAAVERLSQSEFFTIAETVSTPQEAERIIRNQKADMAVVFSSKFASKKNGIQFIVDGIDPNMAQQWTSYATQVLLNPAGGLVNAKMLYNPRTKSAYNFVPAIMGMLLMLVCAMMTSISIVREKERGTMEVLLVSPAKPLMIIISKAVPYMVLAFVILIIILFMAHFVLGVPLAGSLFWIFFISTVYILLALSLGLLVSNVAQTQIVALLISAMVLLMPIVMLSGMIFPVESMPRILQWVSAIIPTRYYISAMRKMMIMGVGIEQVFSELVILSTMLVVLLSLSLVKFNRRLE; encoded by the coding sequence ATGAAACTATTCTTATCATTCGTAATAAAAGAAATAAAGCACATCATGCGCGACAAGCGGACGATGCTGATGCTTTTTGGCATGCCATTGGTGATGATGTTGCTCTTCGGCTTTGCCATCACCAACGATGTGAGGAATGTACGCACAGTGGCGGTGATGGCCAACAGTGACCAAGCAACACAGGCTGCTGTCGAACGGCTCTCGCAGTCGGAGTTTTTCACAATTGCCGAGACTGTCAGCACGCCGCAGGAGGCGGAGCGTATCATTCGCAATCAGAAGGCGGATATGGCGGTGGTGTTCAGCTCTAAGTTCGCCAGTAAAAAGAACGGCATCCAGTTCATTGTTGACGGTATAGACCCCAACATGGCGCAGCAGTGGACGAGCTATGCGACGCAGGTGTTGCTTAATCCTGCCGGCGGGCTTGTGAACGCAAAGATGCTCTACAATCCTCGAACCAAATCGGCCTACAACTTCGTGCCTGCCATCATGGGCATGTTGCTGATGCTGGTGTGTGCCATGATGACCTCGATATCAATTGTCCGCGAGAAGGAAAGAGGAACTATGGAGGTACTGCTCGTTTCACCCGCAAAGCCGTTGATGATCATCATTTCGAAAGCGGTACCCTATATGGTATTGGCTTTTGTCATTCTCATCATTATCTTGTTCATGGCGCATTTTGTGCTGGGTGTACCGTTGGCGGGGTCTCTGTTCTGGATATTCTTCATTTCCACGGTATATATCCTGTTGGCACTGTCGCTGGGACTACTGGTGTCGAATGTGGCGCAGACACAGATTGTGGCGTTGCTCATATCGGCCATGGTGCTTTTGATGCCTATTGTGATGCTCTCAGGCATGATCTTCCCTGTGGAGTCAATGCCCAGGATACTGCAATGGGTGTCGGCCATCATTCCTACGCGTTACTACATCTCAGCTATGCGCAAGATGATGATCATGGGTGTGGGCATCGAGCAAGTTTTTTCAGAGCTGGTCATCCTCTCAACCATGCTCGTCGTCCTGCTGTCGCTATCGCTTGTAAAGTTTAACAGACGCTTAGAATAA
- a CDS encoding ATP-binding cassette domain-containing protein, with amino-acid sequence MNAIEVKNINKSYGAVKALDDVSFSVSKGEIFGLIGPDGSGKTSMYRILCSLLLPETGTATVDGFDVFSQMPEIRRRVGYMPGKFSLYQDLTVKENLGFFATLFGTTVEEGYDSIKAIYSQIERFKDRRAGVLSGGMKQKLALSCALVHQPSVLFLDEPTTGVDPVSRKDFWEMLAMLKECNITIVVSTPYLDEVLCCERVAFLDHGKLRGIDTPEVILDRFKEVFNPSGIDHGKAVEIKAENVIEVEHLVKAFGNFHAVDDISFTVKKGEIFGFLGANGAGKTTAMHMLIGLSQPTAGIGRVVGYDIRTEHEQIKKHIGYMSQKFSLYEDLTVAENIRLFAGIYGMDDETIARKTDELLERLRFVDHKNTLVASLPLGWKQKLAFSVSIFHEPGIVFLDEPTGGVDPATRRQFWELIYDTAERGITVFVTTHYMDEAEYCDRVSIMVDGKIKAIGTPGALKQEFNQPDMNHVFTYLARQATRSSD; translated from the coding sequence ATGAACGCCATTGAAGTTAAGAATATCAACAAAAGTTACGGGGCAGTGAAGGCGCTTGACGATGTTTCGTTTTCTGTCAGCAAAGGAGAAATTTTTGGCTTGATAGGTCCGGACGGTTCAGGCAAGACATCGATGTATCGCATTCTCTGTTCGCTGTTGCTGCCGGAGACGGGGACAGCCACAGTTGACGGTTTCGACGTGTTCAGTCAGATGCCAGAAATCCGTCGCCGAGTGGGCTATATGCCCGGTAAGTTCTCACTCTATCAGGACCTGACCGTCAAGGAGAATCTGGGGTTCTTCGCCACCCTCTTCGGTACCACTGTCGAGGAGGGATACGACAGCATCAAGGCCATCTACTCGCAGATAGAGCGGTTCAAGGATCGTCGTGCAGGAGTACTCTCCGGCGGTATGAAGCAGAAACTGGCTTTGAGTTGTGCGTTAGTACACCAACCAAGCGTTTTGTTCCTTGACGAGCCGACGACGGGCGTAGACCCTGTCAGTAGAAAAGATTTTTGGGAGATGCTTGCCATGCTGAAGGAGTGTAACATCACCATCGTGGTTTCCACACCCTATCTTGACGAGGTGCTCTGTTGCGAACGCGTGGCCTTCCTTGACCATGGAAAACTTCGCGGCATTGACACACCCGAAGTGATTCTTGACAGATTCAAAGAAGTCTTCAACCCTTCCGGCATTGATCATGGAAAGGCTGTTGAAATTAAGGCTGAAAACGTCATTGAGGTGGAACATTTAGTAAAGGCTTTCGGTAATTTTCATGCTGTCGATGACATCAGCTTTACAGTCAAGAAAGGTGAAATATTCGGCTTCCTTGGAGCCAACGGTGCGGGTAAGACAACTGCCATGCATATGCTGATAGGCCTGAGCCAGCCTACCGCCGGCATTGGTCGCGTAGTGGGCTACGACATTCGCACGGAACACGAGCAGATAAAGAAACACATCGGTTATATGTCGCAGAAATTCTCCCTTTATGAAGATTTAACGGTGGCGGAGAATATCCGGCTGTTTGCAGGGATTTACGGCATGGACGATGAGACAATTGCCCGGAAGACCGATGAGCTCCTGGAGCGTCTGCGTTTTGTCGACCACAAGAACACCCTTGTTGCTTCGCTGCCTCTTGGATGGAAACAGAAGCTCGCTTTCTCCGTTTCTATTTTCCACGAACCGGGTATTGTGTTCCTCGATGAGCCTACGGGCGGTGTTGATCCCGCCACTCGCCGACAGTTCTGGGAGTTGATTTACGACACAGCAGAACGCGGTATTACGGTTTTCGTGACTACTCATTATATGGACGAGGCTGAATATTGCGACCGCGTCTCCATAATGGTTGACGGTAAAATAAAGGCCATCGGTACGCCCGGTGCCTTGAAACAAGAATTTAATCAGCCCGATATGAACCATGTGTTTACCTATCTGGCAAGGCAGGCAACCCGTTCAAGCGATTAA
- a CDS encoding HlyD family secretion protein has protein sequence MAACGNNGKEFDATGTFEATETIVFAEQNGVLMDFSLNEGENVEAGAEVGLIDTTQIWLKIRQLGATKEVYRSQKPDMEVQIATTRQQLAKAQQEQRRYKELVADGAAPSKMLDDAMSQVQVLRKQLIAQQSALATNIRSLDKQMAATDVQVEQLYDQLRKCRVVTPAKGTVLEKYVERGEFVAIGKPLFKIADVQDMYMRAYVTSVQLQNIKLGQKVKVFADYGNRQKKEYDGIILWISARSEFTPKTILTDDERADLVYAVKVGIKNDGFAKIGMYGEVKF, from the coding sequence ATGGCTGCTTGCGGGAACAACGGTAAAGAGTTTGATGCTACCGGCACTTTCGAGGCTACGGAGACTATCGTCTTTGCTGAACAGAATGGTGTATTGATGGACTTCAGCCTCAACGAGGGTGAAAACGTCGAGGCCGGTGCCGAGGTGGGTCTCATTGACACTACGCAGATATGGCTGAAGATTCGGCAGCTTGGGGCAACGAAGGAGGTGTATCGAAGCCAAAAGCCTGATATGGAGGTGCAGATTGCCACCACTCGCCAGCAATTGGCGAAGGCTCAGCAGGAGCAGCGGCGTTATAAAGAATTAGTGGCTGACGGAGCAGCTCCGAGTAAAATGCTTGACGACGCTATGAGCCAAGTGCAGGTGCTCCGGAAGCAGCTCATCGCCCAGCAATCAGCTCTGGCAACCAACATACGTTCGCTTGACAAGCAAATGGCTGCTACCGATGTGCAGGTGGAGCAACTTTACGACCAGTTGCGTAAGTGTCGCGTGGTGACACCCGCCAAGGGTACGGTATTGGAGAAATATGTGGAGCGTGGCGAGTTCGTGGCTATAGGTAAACCGCTCTTCAAGATTGCTGACGTTCAGGATATGTATATGCGTGCTTACGTCACTTCGGTTCAGCTTCAGAACATCAAGTTGGGGCAGAAAGTGAAGGTTTTCGCAGACTATGGCAACAGACAGAAGAAGGAGTACGACGGAATCATCTTATGGATTTCAGCTCGTTCGGAATTTACACCCAAGACCATCCTCACCGATGATGAGCGTGCCGACTTGGTGTATGCCGTGAAAGTGGGCATCAAGAATGACGGATTCGCAAAAATAGGAATGTATGGAGAGGTGAAATTCTAA
- a CDS encoding DNA-methyltransferase translates to MPTAYYKSENKDFTLLKGDCIELLNSFDFKFDMIFADPPYHLSNGGISVQSGRMVSVNKGYWDKSKGYEEDYLFDRSWIEACRNKLKGNGTIWISGTYHNIFSVARCLTELGFKILNCITWEKTNPPPNLSRKYFTHSAEYILWARKEQKVPHYFNYELMKKINGGTQMRDVWRLPAIAPWEKSCGKHPTQKPLCILSRIIQASTLPDAWILDPFTGSSTTGIAANLLRRRFLGIDQNEEFLELSKARREEINDVPKQTLYLDKLQKQAQLFEDNEIQVLSEPFVEYGQDLPF, encoded by the coding sequence ATGCCGACAGCCTATTACAAGTCAGAGAATAAGGATTTTACTCTTTTGAAGGGAGATTGTATCGAACTGTTGAACTCGTTTGATTTCAAGTTTGATATGATTTTCGCAGATCCTCCCTATCACCTTTCCAACGGAGGAATAAGCGTTCAAAGCGGTAGAATGGTATCTGTCAATAAAGGCTATTGGGATAAGTCTAAAGGATATGAGGAAGACTATCTGTTTGATAGATCTTGGATTGAAGCCTGTCGAAATAAGCTAAAAGGCAATGGAACTATTTGGATAAGCGGTACATATCATAATATTTTTTCTGTTGCCAGATGTCTGACAGAATTAGGGTTCAAAATTCTGAACTGTATCACCTGGGAGAAAACAAATCCACCACCAAATCTTTCGCGCAAATATTTCACTCATTCTGCTGAATATATTCTTTGGGCTCGTAAAGAACAAAAAGTACCCCATTATTTCAATTATGAATTAATGAAGAAAATAAATGGAGGTACTCAAATGCGTGATGTGTGGAGGTTGCCGGCTATTGCACCGTGGGAAAAGTCGTGTGGAAAACACCCTACACAAAAACCATTGTGTATTCTTTCTCGTATCATTCAGGCCTCAACTCTTCCCGATGCATGGATTTTAGACCCTTTTACCGGTAGCAGTACAACTGGCATTGCGGCCAATCTCTTAAGACGCCGTTTCCTCGGCATAGACCAAAATGAGGAGTTCTTAGAACTAAGTAAAGCTCGTCGTGAGGAGATTAACGATGTGCCAAAACAAACATTATATTTGGATAAACTTCAAAAGCAAGCACAACTGTTTGAAGATAACGAAATTCAAGTTCTTAGCGAACCTTTTGTAGAATATGGGCAGGACTTACCGTTTTAA